The Magnolia sinica isolate HGM2019 chromosome 9, MsV1, whole genome shotgun sequence sequence GTTAATCAATCAAATTTGTGTCGTTCTTGACAGTTAACACCCGCATATTGGTTAATATCAAGTGTTAAAGATCAGTAAATGAAAAATAAGCTAATTTTAACAAAATTATTTgagaattttaaaaattcaaaatacaaaaatttgGAACGTtacatgtggtccactggatcatTCAATTTGCaattcattttttagttcatgtcataaaatgatttttcacAATGGATGGCTGGTGtgaataaaagacatacatcacagtgggccaacaATCTTGATGGGGCTGTCCGCCTCTAGCCAGGTCTCGatagggtagtacccaatccacgcccgACTTCAAataacgtcatcaagttctgtaggcccaccttgatgtgtgtgatatccaaaacttttatccatttggctagattattttagggcatgaacccaaaaatttggcaaatccaaagctcaagtggaccatacaacataAAACATATGATAAGGATgatcattgttgaaaccttcctaaggcccaccatgatgttcatttgcaatccaacccattaaaaAGGTCACACATACTttaattaaggggaaaaaaaaatcagtttgatccaagacTTTAGTGGCGCAAGAAGAtttcaatagtgggcgttcaatccacaCTATCTTCTCTAATGTGGTCAACTTAAGCTTTGGCTTAGCCTATTTTTTacctaatgccctaaaatgaactctatgaatggatgaacaatttggatatgacacatacatcatggtgggggccaacatctctctctctctctctctctctctctctctctctctctatatatatatatatatatatatatatatatatatatatatatatatatatatatgggaaatggtactatgaggtcaagttatgttggccccaccatgatgtatgtcgaacaccaacaccgtacatttgatgggtcctcatcAGGttatgggataccccaaaaatcagccatatacagaactcaggtgggccatgccatctaaaatcatgtgaagacatgcctaaaacatataaaatcacttggtggggcccacttgagttttggatgtggatgAAACCTAGTtcgcccctcatccaagtgggacacgcacaatggatgggatggggcccaataaatgattatgaatgttttaatgagagggtaacccctctcaactgttgtatgtggtgtggcccacccaagtcatggattaactagacttttaagcccatggccccctatggaatggtacatctgactgatggggtaaatttaaacacacatcacggtgggtcccacatagctcgacctcatgggaagttcccatgaggtttatatatatatatatatatatatatatatatatatatatatatatatatatatagagagagagagagagagagagagagataaatatatatatatatgttttaggcatgtcttcacatggttttagatggtatggcctacctacaATTTATGAAACGACTGATTTTTAGGatgtcccataacctaaaggggacccatcaaatgcacagtgttgatgttcgacacgcatcacggtgagtgcatttgctgggtcccctttaaataatggaatatcccaaaattcagccctatacaaaactcaagtgggccataccatctaaaaccatgtgaagacatgcctaaaatatataaaagcacttggcagggcccacctaaaatttggatgcatctgaaacttagttTGACCCCTCATGaaagtggtacacacataatggatgggctggatttgtgaaccacacctcggcgggcccaacaaattattatgaatattttaatgggaggataacccctctcaatttttgtacatggtgtggcccacaaaagtcatcgattgacttgatttttaagcccgaggcccacgtGGAATGATGcctctgattgatggggtagatgttcgacatgcatcacggtggggccacacagctcgacctcatgggaagtttccataaGCTCGACTgcgtagaaccatttcccatatatatatatatatatacatataacttTTTCACTATAATCATATTCCAAATAAGTTACATGTGGACCCATCGTAATGCATTCATGACATCCATTCCAACCATCAAACACGTGGTCCTTGTTTGGCCCTGTGCCTAAAAATCATTCCAATCATTACTTAGTTGAGGCACATGAACAGGAAAAGTTGGGTGGGGAGGGCGTACGTGCCCTCTCAAGTGTTCCTTATTctgcggcccacctaagtcatggattgacttgatttttgtgtCCATTATCAAACATGCATGGTTGTCCGATGTAGGTTAGAGTGGATGTCCCAAGCCCATCATGATGACCCTTGCAACTAATTGTGGTGCAATCGGTtagctgtgggcccaccgtgatgtgttgacATGGGAAGCCATTTGCGTACTGAGTACACtttgtgaggttttttttttttttaaaaaggaaatggTTGGGCCAAGGGCCCACCAACTTCATATATGGAGAAAGATTATAGCCTAAGGTAATTTAGGCCAATAGCCACAGTTTAGCTACCTGCCTATCATATCCTATATAAAGGAAGAatgttttttctttctaattgaGCCAAGGCCTGCTTTGTCCAACAAAAATCGGCCTTTGATCTTCCGAGGGAGGCGGGGAACATCCCGAAAACACATAAAAGATTGGGACGAGCTACCCTCTTTAGTGAGACCATCTGTTGGCCCATTTGCTTCTCTTATGATGAGGGAGAAACTGAAGGTGCCCCTGCTGCAAAGCCTTCTAATTCTAGCCAACCAATAGGTCCACTTCCAAGAGACTACAGATGTTCCAGTCATGCAGTCGACAACCCATTTAGAATCAAACTCGATAATGACCCTAACAATCCCTGATGCAATACACAGATTGAGGGAGTCATATATAGCTCGCAGTTCTGCCAAGTTGTTAGAACCAGTCCCATAACCCCTACAAAAGGCAAACTGCACATTGGCTTGGGAGTCTCTGCAAATGCCCCCTCCGCCAGCTAACCCGGGATTAGATAAGGTGGAGCCATCGACGTTAAGCTTGGACCAACCCCCGGGGGGACGGAGCCATTTAACGACAACTGCAGGCAAAGGAGGGGTGGAGTAATGGGAGGGGCTGAGGGGGCGGGAGGCAGTTGGGATACTAGAAGGGAGAACCCAAGAGTTGGAGGCTTGAGGGAATAACGATGCCAACCACCATAAAGTCTTTTCCTTCACTCGAGCCACGGATATGGGGATGCCTTCAAAACGAGCATTGTTCGTGGttttccagatttcccaaagGGCCAGAGCAGGGAAAGCGGAGATGAATCGGGATTTTCCTGATAGGGAGGGCCCCGAACCACCACAGTGGAGCCTGCCCAAGATGGAGAGGTGTTGCGGAATGGAAATCCGAAAGAATCCAGAGAGCCAGGACCAAACTATTAACACCAAGTTGCCGAGCAGGAAGAGATGGGCCAGCGATTCCGAAGAGGGGGGGAACAAAGATCACCAACACAACAGGCACACTTTGAAGCGAGGGGAATCCCTTTCTTCTAAATACTTTCATCCTCAGGAAGAGCCCCTTGCAGGACTTTCCACACAAAAATGGAGACCCTGGAGGGAATTTTGGGGTGCCAGACCCTTCTCGCCCAGTCTTTCTTCAAGCCATGATGTCTGTTAACCTCCCAGGCTGATTTGACCGTGAAAATACCAGCAGCGTCGAGTGGCCAAATTGGGACATCGCCCAAGTCGGAGGTGCGGAAGCCCCCTCGTCTAATGTGATCCAAAACCCCAACTAGCAGGGCCATTGGGATAGACGACAGCAGCCCGTCAGGGCCAATGAAGTCTGAAACTTTCAATGTAGTATGCACCGGAGGAATGTAGATAGGAGGAAACGATTCTAAGCACCCTAATCCTGTCCAATTAAAACTTCACATGTTGATATTGCCGCGGCCCACTACCCACTGAGTGATATTATCCAGCACCGGGAAGACCCGCACCATATGTTTCCAGATGGGCAAGGCACCAACAGGAACTAGGATAGGGGCCACAGAGGACCTGTGGTGCTTGTATTTCGAAATCATAAAATTTGCCTAGACATTTCCACCATTGCCAAACCTAATGGCCCAGGCCATCTTCAATTGGAACGCAGTCATAACCTCCTTCAGCTTCTGATCCCTAGGCCACCCTCCTCCTTGGGGAGAGAGAGGGCGTCCTATCTCCTCCAGTGAAGCTTCTTCCTACCATCCCTCCATCCCCAAAAGAAATTAGCAAAACTAGAAGCCAAACTGGAAAGCAATTTCTTCAGAATAATTGTTGCCGCCAAGGAGTGAGTAAGGATACTACTCAGGACGAAAGAGATCAGCATTAATTTGCTACCTTGCGAGAGGATTTTGGCGTTCCACCCCTGAATTCTGGAGGTCACCTTATCTAAGAGCGGCTCGAAGAGGTTGCATCTgatcctcccttgagcgataggcACACCCAGGTAGATGAGGGTTGAGGGGGACTTTGCTAGGCCAAGGGATCTCTCAATGCAGCGGACCCTTGAGATAGACAACTTTGGGGAACAATAGAAAGCGCTTTCCCTCAGATTAATTTTCTGCCCTGACACCTCTTGAAAACGAGAGAGAAAAGAGCAAACAGCTCCTAGGGATCTACGGGAGCCATTAAGGAATAGAAGAGTGTCATCTGCATAGAGTAGGTGCGTAACCTGTGTGCAGCCCTGCTTTAGCTTATAAGGAAGACAATGGCCTCTTTCCACCAGCCTGGCAAAGCCACGGCTAAGAACATCTGTTGCAAGAATGAATAAACTGGGAGAGATTGGGTCACCTTGTCAAAGCCCACGAGAAGCTTGGAAGAAACCACAGCTTTCCCCATTGATAAGGATAGAGAACCAATTGCTATCCCAGCAAGATTCAACCAGCTTCACCTAGGCGGGGCTGAAGCCAAACTTAATGAGGACCTGCTTCAGGAAACTCTAATCTACCCGGTTGTAAGCCCTCTCCATGTCAAGCTTCAAAACAATATTCCCTCCCCTAGCCTTCCTACCAATGTCCCTAAAAATCTCTTGGCAAATAGCAATGTTTTCAGCTATGAAGCGCCCTTGCACAAAGGTTACTTGTTCAAGCGAGATCAGCTTGGGAAGAATAGTGCTCAGCCTAGACAAAATGATTTTGGCGAAGATCTTGTAGATGACATTGCAGAGGCTGAATGGTCTGAAATCTGCAAAGGTTTTCGGCCCTGGAGATTTCGGGATGAAGCAAATAAGGGTTGTGGTGAAGGCTTTGGGGAGACGAGACCCTAGAAAAAACTCTTTAACAACTGAGAAGATATCCATCCCGACGGTTTCCCAGCAACCTTTGTAGAACGCAGCAGAGAATCCATCAGGCCCAGGGGCCCCATCGCTTAGGAGAGCGAACACCGATTTCCTCACTTCCTCAAAGGATGGGGGTCCCATGAGATAAGTGTTGTCATCTTCAAAAACCAGGAAGGGGATGCAGTCCAGTAAGGTAGTGGCAGCCGTCAAGGAAGGAGAAGAGGGGATCGAGGAAAGAAGGCCCTGCATGTATTGGACACCTTCGGCCTTTATTGTTTCTTGATTGGTCATGGTATTACTGGAAGCGAGCTGAATCTCTTGGATGGAGGTCCTTCTAACTCTCTCGGACGCAGCAAGATGAAAATACTTTGTGTTCCGATCGCCCTCCGAAAGCCAATGGTTACGGGCTTTTTGCTTCCAAAACATTTCCTCAGCTAACTCCAGATTGGCTAGCTTCAGCCTGATTTTCAAAAGCTCCATCTGGCCAAAATGAGCTTGGGATTCAGCTTGGGCCAGTTCTTGTTCTGCTTTTTTGAGCTCCTGGAAAATGTTGCCGAAAACATCTCTGTTCCAAGCTTTCAACCGCATCTTCAGCTTCTTCGACTTCAAAATCAAGTTTAAGTAGGGCTGATCTGACTGGCGGGGGCTCCAGACCTCTTCCACAAGTTGAGCAAAGAACCATCCAGTAGCCACATACGTTGAAAATGGAAGGGCCTGGGCACGGGGGTAGCTGGAAGAGGAAAGGACAGAAGAATAGGTGCATGGTCGAAGTTCAGCCTTGGGAGATGGTTGACTTGGAAACTGCTGACGATGTTGGCCCATTCTGCATTACAAAGGACCTTGTCTAGCCTGGCCCAAACCCTTGTCCCCACAGCGTGGTTATTACACCAAGTAAACCTGTTCTCGTGAAAACCTGCGTCCAGCAGGCCCGCCTTATCGACAACCTCTTTGAATTCCACCGAGTTGACCTGATCTGGACTTCTGTTCCCAAGCTTCTCGTTAGACTAAAGAACAACATTAAAATCCCCGTTGACTACCCACGGCCCACTAGAAGAAGAAGTGAGGGACTCCAAAGATTCCTAAAGAAATCTTCTGCTGTACCTGGAACATTTTGCATACACAAAGGAAAGACGGCAGGGAGTGGAGGAGTTTGGCAAAGAAACATGAATTATTATAATTTGGTTAGTCATCCCTATCACTGAAACAGAAAGGATCCTTGGTGAAATAACCAAAATTTACCCCTAAATTCTGCATTGGAGATGGACGAATGGAAACCGAGTTTTAGGCCGATCCCCACCCGCTTCCTGTCTGAAGCCATGGGCTCCAGAATAGCAACAATTAATGGATCATGCCTATAAATAATCCTGAGGGCAGTCCGAATCGTGGCCGCATTGGCCACACCCCGAGCGTTCCATGTGAGAAGGTTATTCATCAGATAAATTCCCTGAGAAGATGGCCCTCTTTCGTAACTTCCTTAGCTTGCTTTTCCACTCCTCTAACTCGAAACAGAGGTCAACGTTGTTGTCCTGATGATGGATTCCTCCCTTAGAACGAGAAGGAGGAGAGACCACACCCGGTATAGTTACAGAGGGGTCAGTCTTAACATTGCACCGATCAAGGGGAACCCGACGGAGCACAGGGGAGATATATGCTCCTGGAGGGACCAAACCCTGAGAGGGACAAACCCCAAAAGTCGATGTTGGATAACCTTCCTGCCTTCCGGGATTGGGAATCCCTGATTCTCTTCGATGGAGATGATAGGGAGATAAGTCGACTAATAGGTCTAGTTGCCTATATACTGTTATACAACCATCAGTGAGCCCTTCGTAGGTTGGAGACGATCTACCTCCAACTGTGGGAAATGAGGGGGTGGGACGAGGGGAAAATCCCTCATCCCCTTCCTCCACGGTTCCCCCACTCGATGAAGTGGACAGAGGGGAATGACCAGCTGATCTAGAAATTCCAGGGGCAGTCCTCTGCTTCTCAACAGAGTAGGGGACTATAGCATTTGATACAGGGCCAGGAGCAGCATGAGATTGCTCAACGGGAAGGGTGCGCACTTGAATAGGAGAATGAGGAGTGTGGCGTCCCTCTCTCGGGCCTTCTGAAAACTGAGGATTCTCCAAAGAGGCGAGCTCCCGATGTAACATATCCTGACAATCTGCTATTTGGGAAGGCTTCCGAATGACCAAAGATGCCTCCTGGACCAGGTCTCCAGGGGAGAGATGAGGTGAAAAGGGGAGTCGTTGTGTGGGATCGCCCCTGGGGAGGAGTAAAGGCGGGCCCCTTGTTGCCTGGACTGAGGAGAGAAGGGCTACCGCTGATCCGCTGGGGTTGGCCTTTTCACAAGCACCTGAGCTACAGACCTCCTTAGCATCGATTTCCCCTGCAAAAGTATCTTCCACCCAGTCCCTAGTACTCCCAGATTAGGTCTGACAAGAGAGATTTCCTGGATTGGAAATTCCATCTACGGAGGAATCCACTTGCTGAGCTAGAATCCTGAAAGGAACTCCTCCCACCATTAGAGTTTGAGGCGCCAGGAAGGAAGAACCCGCCAGCAGCTTCACCTTCACCCTTGCGAATTTCTGGAAAATGCCGAACTTCGAAATAGTGTCAATGTGGACCATTTCACCATAGGCTTTACACAGATTCCTTATCACGGTTTCAGACCAGGCGTGAGCTGGAATACCGAACAAACGGATCCAGGCCGCTTCTTTGTTATGGTAGATCTCCGGAGACCACGGGAACACATCAGCTAGGCCAAGACTCCTCCAGAAGGGGGAATCGCCCACAAAATCAGTGAGCTCTGATTTGGATTTGAAGGATATGAGGAATCGGAAGTCCGAGATTCTGACTACATCAATGGCCAATGCCTGGAATCTGGAATCCCTTAGCCCATCAACCAGTTGATGAATAGAGATCTGATTGTTACTTGAATCTCCCACCAACCCCAGCTCTAGCTCCCAGAGTTTCTGCCTGACCGTTCCCTGGTCAGCCGTAATACATCCTGGTTCGGATTGATGAGGAGCTTCTGGAATCGGGGCTTTTTCCCAACGACGGTGTGGAACTTTGGGATCTCGGGAGGGAACCCTTCCCAGATGCGCCTCTGTATCATGTGCAATCGATTTCTTGAGATGGAGAAGAGTAGGCGGTGAACGGATTTGTGGTTTGGGCTTGGTGTCTTGAACCACAACTCTCCTTCTGTCTATCTTTTGGCCGTCTAAAACTCCTTTGGCGGCTCGTGCATCGTCTTCGTACATGAAGCAGATGAACGCATTACCTCTGAATTTGCTAGTGCCAGGGAAATGGGGAGAAAAACTTCAGAGATTCACCCATACCTCTGGAAAATCTTGAAAAGATCTTCAGTAGAACATTTG is a genomic window containing:
- the LOC131255319 gene encoding uncharacterized protein LOC131255319; the encoded protein is MGKAVVSSKLLVGFDKVTQSLPVYSFLQQMFLAVALPGWVRCIERSLGLAKSPSTLIYLGVPIAQGRIRCNLFEPLLDKVTSRIQGWNAKILSQGSKLMLISFVLSSILTHSLAATIILKKLLSSLASSFANFFWGWRDGRKKLHWRR